A genomic stretch from bacterium includes:
- a CDS encoding PEP-CTERM sorting domain-containing protein has product MRRNFSIRTAVARSALLVGLILGAGPALALPANFSPSGGFDTTNLGGLPTVTIGAEDAFVGVGEGAPGAFDVNVEGSMSLCILFNDDVCRANTGGINGPFSVIMTLTVTAVNTEALGSPFTIFLSALSSDYAANEVAVELDPTLPADLDTTAVPDFVWNESFSPAVRVTDALFGLDYVGYTVDGVGDSLTLRYDVSRAPTAFGTPQLSTNATSAVIPEPGTALLMGLGLAGLAFAGRPVERRTN; this is encoded by the coding sequence ATGCGACGGAACTTTTCGATTCGGACGGCGGTGGCGCGCAGCGCGCTGCTGGTCGGTCTGATCCTGGGAGCGGGGCCGGCCCTCGCACTCCCGGCCAACTTCAGCCCTTCGGGCGGCTTCGACACGACGAATCTCGGCGGCCTGCCGACGGTGACGATCGGCGCCGAAGACGCGTTCGTGGGCGTCGGCGAAGGGGCGCCGGGGGCCTTCGACGTGAACGTCGAAGGATCGATGTCGCTCTGCATCCTCTTCAACGACGACGTCTGTCGAGCGAACACGGGCGGGATCAACGGGCCCTTCAGCGTGATCATGACGCTGACGGTGACGGCCGTGAACACCGAAGCCCTCGGTTCGCCGTTCACGATCTTCTTGAGCGCGCTGTCCTCGGACTACGCCGCCAACGAGGTTGCGGTCGAATTGGACCCGACGCTTCCCGCCGACCTGGACACGACGGCGGTCCCGGACTTCGTCTGGAACGAGAGCTTCTCGCCGGCCGTGCGGGTCACCGATGCCCTCTTCGGTCTCGACTACGTGGGGTATACGGTCGACGGCGTCGGGGACTCGCTCACGCTCCGCTACGACGTGTCGCGCGCACCGACGGCCTTCGGAACGCCCCAGCTCTCCACGAATGCCACCTCCGCGGTGATTCCCGAGCCGGGGACGGCGCTGCTGATGGGCCTCGGCCTGGCCGGGCTGGCCTTCGCGGGGCGTCCGGTCGAGCGAAGGACCAACTGA
- a CDS encoding tetratricopeptide repeat protein, whose amino-acid sequence MSFALSLPGAVMAGPVEDAMSQARQDVEQGRCEQAAARLRGISGLESRAALLAGQCQIRTGLYPEALSSLDRIRGADDLSREQVGDVELYRGVALYHLERYTEAAAALDSARGLTSEEAQLQLYTGLLFLRDGDNDRAAPALEAASRLEPRLTEPVASYYAGLAWQGSSERERARNAFQRVVDLDGDGPWGKEAAKLLESTELFPYYVRGRVGVEYDDNVLLRGSVTETGAAILDIAGEKDWRGVWDIDGGVRLWQAEDGQTDAGLTAGYSGNAHVDLDGLDTHFIRTGAYLSRRLGARTVAQARYQFGYAHVKNENDYLFEHLGQLSLTHTWQKNGTTFVFADVVSDDLRFRNREVTNSAGGGAGNACGVALAPGEIGCSPAGVEERNARDRDGIGYGAAVEHRYLVPLPNGLDDLFEELEIGGGYRFGYYDSEGDEWQHFANTLSAILEVELPLDFSVLTRGSYTRRDFDNPSTFPDAETAGLEYALSNDDREENEWIFSGEVVKGITDNFSASVAYQYLDNDSNRDAYNYDRHIVGGYLNFRFD is encoded by the coding sequence TTGAGCTTCGCGCTCTCGCTGCCCGGCGCCGTCATGGCGGGCCCGGTCGAGGACGCGATGAGCCAGGCGCGCCAGGACGTCGAGCAGGGCCGATGCGAGCAGGCCGCGGCCCGACTACGCGGCATCAGCGGACTCGAGAGCCGCGCCGCGCTCCTCGCCGGGCAGTGCCAGATCCGCACCGGGCTCTATCCGGAGGCCCTGTCGAGCCTCGACCGCATCCGCGGGGCCGACGATCTCTCCCGGGAGCAGGTGGGCGACGTCGAGCTCTACCGCGGCGTCGCGCTCTATCACCTCGAGCGCTACACCGAGGCGGCGGCGGCCCTCGACAGCGCGCGTGGCCTCACGTCCGAAGAGGCCCAGCTCCAGCTCTACACCGGTCTTCTCTTCCTCCGTGACGGCGACAACGACCGGGCGGCCCCGGCCCTCGAAGCCGCGAGCCGCCTCGAGCCCCGGCTGACGGAGCCGGTCGCTTCCTACTACGCCGGCCTCGCCTGGCAGGGCTCCTCCGAACGAGAGCGCGCGCGTAACGCCTTCCAGCGCGTCGTCGATCTCGACGGCGACGGACCGTGGGGCAAGGAGGCGGCGAAGCTCCTCGAATCGACGGAGCTCTTCCCGTACTACGTGCGTGGTCGCGTCGGCGTCGAGTACGACGACAACGTGCTGCTCCGAGGCAGCGTGACCGAGACCGGCGCCGCGATCCTCGACATCGCCGGTGAGAAGGACTGGCGCGGCGTCTGGGACATCGACGGCGGCGTGCGACTCTGGCAGGCCGAGGACGGCCAGACCGACGCGGGGCTGACCGCCGGCTACTCGGGCAACGCCCACGTCGACCTCGACGGCCTCGATACCCACTTCATCCGGACCGGCGCCTACCTGTCGCGACGGCTCGGGGCGCGGACCGTCGCCCAGGCGCGCTACCAGTTCGGCTACGCGCACGTCAAGAACGAGAACGACTACCTCTTCGAGCACCTCGGCCAGCTCTCGCTTACGCACACGTGGCAGAAGAACGGGACGACCTTCGTCTTCGCGGACGTCGTGAGCGACGATCTCCGGTTCCGGAACCGCGAGGTGACGAACAGCGCGGGCGGTGGCGCGGGCAATGCCTGCGGCGTGGCGCTGGCCCCGGGCGAAATCGGCTGTAGCCCCGCCGGTGTCGAAGAGCGCAACGCCCGCGATCGCGACGGGATCGGCTACGGCGCCGCCGTCGAGCACCGCTACCTCGTGCCCCTTCCGAACGGCCTCGACGATCTCTTCGAGGAGCTCGAGATCGGCGGCGGATACCGCTTTGGCTACTACGACTCCGAAGGGGACGAGTGGCAGCACTTCGCGAACACGCTGAGCGCGATCCTCGAGGTCGAGCTTCCCCTCGACTTCTCGGTCCTGACCCGCGGCAGCTACACCCGGCGCGACTTCGACAACCCGTCCACTTTCCCGGACGCGGAGACGGCCGGACTCGAATATGCCCTCTCGAACGACGACCGCGAGGAGAACGAGTGGATCTTCTCGGGGGAAGTCGTGAAGGGCATCACCGACAATTTCTCGGCGAGCGTCGCCTACCAGTACCTGGACAACGACTCGAACCGGGACGCCTACAACTACGACCGCCACATCGTGGGCGGCTATCTGAACTTCCGATTCGACTGA
- a CDS encoding dienelactone hydrolase family protein — MGGGEHVGTDIEIESEDGAFAAYVSVPASGRGPGLVVLQEWWGLVPQIRDVCDRLARAGFVALAPDLYRGESTTDPDEAGRLMMELEIERAGRDLVQAVEALRRRPETDGASVGVIGFCMGGKLALHTACLCPEIAAVVDCYGVHPNVAPDYSACRAKVFGVFAENDDFISASDVAALTSTLEEAGVEARIKTYLGVQHAFLNEARPEVYDAESAALAWQEIENFLSAELR; from the coding sequence ATGGGCGGCGGAGAGCACGTGGGAACGGACATCGAGATCGAGAGCGAAGACGGCGCGTTCGCGGCCTACGTCTCCGTGCCCGCGAGTGGACGGGGACCGGGCCTCGTCGTGCTCCAGGAGTGGTGGGGGCTCGTGCCACAGATCCGCGACGTCTGCGATCGACTCGCCCGGGCGGGCTTCGTGGCCCTCGCGCCCGATCTCTATCGGGGGGAGTCCACGACGGATCCGGACGAGGCGGGGCGCCTGATGATGGAGCTCGAGATCGAGCGCGCCGGGCGGGATCTGGTCCAGGCGGTCGAGGCTCTGCGGCGTCGACCGGAGACGGACGGGGCGAGCGTCGGCGTGATCGGCTTCTGCATGGGCGGGAAGCTGGCGCTCCATACGGCCTGTCTGTGTCCCGAGATCGCGGCGGTCGTCGACTGCTATGGCGTCCATCCGAACGTCGCGCCGGACTACTCGGCGTGTCGAGCGAAGGTGTTCGGGGTCTTCGCCGAGAACGACGACTTCATCTCGGCGAGCGACGTTGCGGCGCTCACTTCGACCCTCGAAGAGGCCGGCGTCGAGGCCCGGATCAAGACCTACCTCGGGGTGCAGCATGCATTCCTGAACGAGGCGCGGCCGGAGGTCTACGACGCCGAGAGCGCCGCGCTCGCCTGGCAGGAGATCGAGAACTTCCTGTCCGCCGAGCTGCGCTAG
- a CDS encoding methyltransferase domain-containing protein: protein MESSSYDYGGVAFCYDELAAFYSFGRIARSKRAFLAHVRAGESVLVVGAGRGDDALEAARRGARVTAIDRSGAMLGRLRSAAQRDDLAVACIESRFETAALAEPFDHVVAHYFLNCFAEEEARRMLAALSRRVAPDGYLHLADFAPARGGRFARGLSALYYGAVNLAGWAMGLCALHEIPDLRRWLEDVGFAVEDVVRFPIGAGSAPAYWAVTGRAPTDDGDPSHRDPVGSADPPSGTPGFA from the coding sequence ATGGAATCCTCGTCGTACGACTACGGCGGCGTCGCCTTCTGCTACGACGAGCTGGCGGCCTTCTACTCGTTCGGGCGGATCGCTCGCTCGAAGCGCGCCTTCCTCGCGCACGTCCGGGCCGGGGAATCGGTGCTCGTGGTCGGGGCAGGGCGGGGAGACGATGCCCTCGAGGCCGCGCGTCGCGGAGCGCGAGTCACCGCGATCGACCGGTCCGGCGCGATGCTCGGGCGGCTGCGGTCGGCCGCCCAGCGCGACGATCTCGCGGTCGCGTGCATCGAGTCCCGTTTCGAGACGGCGGCCCTCGCGGAGCCCTTCGACCACGTGGTCGCGCACTATTTCCTGAACTGTTTCGCGGAGGAAGAGGCCCGCAGGATGCTCGCGGCGCTGTCGCGCCGCGTGGCCCCCGACGGGTACCTCCACCTGGCGGACTTCGCCCCGGCCCGGGGCGGCCGTTTCGCGCGGGGGCTCTCGGCCCTCTACTACGGGGCCGTGAACCTGGCCGGGTGGGCCATGGGGCTGTGCGCGCTCCACGAGATCCCGGATCTGCGCCGCTGGCTCGAGGACGTGGGCTTCGCGGTCGAGGACGTCGTCCGATTTCCGATCGGGGCTGGATCCGCTCCGGCCTACTGGGCCGTGACCGGGCGTGCGCCGACGGACGACGGCGATCCGTCGCACCGTGACCCGGTCGGCTCCGCGGATCCACCCAGCGGCACCCCGGGCTTCGCCTGA
- a CDS encoding diguanylate cyclase, whose protein sequence is MPTILVIEDSDGQRAEVRAALEASGLFERVLEANDGIQGLKRLLSGEPDLVLCDLEMPGLDGEKLLRMAGGAGRAVPFLVLTANTDPERRARLLERGASDAITKPYHTADLIARVGLHLKLVRAQRELVEKNEALSRLSRTDALTGLPNRRELDEVLEREFRRSTRYETPFAVAIADIDRFKAVNDEHGHAVGDAVLIEVARSMRRVVRETDCGGRFGGEEFLAILGNNDVAGARIFAERWRGQVEALQVELPAGGTVGATLSIGIAAWTPERSSAAEILERADSALYLAKETGRNRVCLEADDGRN, encoded by the coding sequence TTGCCCACCATCCTCGTCATCGAAGACTCCGATGGCCAGCGTGCCGAGGTCCGAGCCGCGCTGGAGGCCAGCGGTCTGTTCGAGCGCGTGCTCGAGGCGAACGACGGAATCCAGGGGCTGAAGCGGCTGCTCTCGGGCGAGCCGGATCTGGTTCTGTGCGATCTCGAGATGCCGGGACTCGACGGCGAGAAGTTGCTGCGGATGGCCGGGGGGGCAGGGCGCGCGGTCCCATTCCTGGTCCTGACCGCGAACACCGATCCCGAGCGGCGCGCGCGCCTGCTCGAGCGCGGTGCCTCCGACGCGATCACGAAGCCGTATCACACGGCCGACCTGATCGCGCGGGTCGGGCTCCACCTGAAGCTCGTCCGCGCCCAGCGGGAGCTCGTCGAGAAGAACGAGGCGCTGTCGCGGCTCTCGCGCACCGACGCGCTCACCGGGTTGCCGAATCGTCGCGAGCTCGACGAGGTGCTCGAGCGCGAGTTCCGCCGATCGACCCGATACGAGACGCCCTTCGCCGTCGCGATCGCCGACATCGATCGCTTCAAGGCCGTGAACGACGAACACGGTCATGCGGTCGGGGACGCGGTGCTGATCGAGGTGGCGCGGTCGATGCGGAGGGTCGTGCGCGAGACCGACTGCGGCGGGCGATTCGGCGGCGAGGAATTCCTCGCGATCCTCGGCAACAACGACGTCGCGGGGGCGCGGATCTTCGCCGAACGGTGGCGCGGACAGGTCGAGGCGCTTCAGGTCGAGCTGCCTGCGGGAGGGACCGTCGGCGCGACCCTCAGCATCGGGATCGCCGCCTGGACCCCCGAGCGGAGCTCCGCCGCCGAGATCCTCGAGCGGGCGGACTCGGCGCTCTATCTCGCGAAGGAGACGGGGCGCAACCGGGTCTGCCTCGAGGCGGACGACGGCCGGAACTGA
- a CDS encoding non-heme iron oxygenase ferredoxin subunit, whose product MSWQRIEIASEGAQEASGAPLGPGEKRAVRVGDQEILVLRVDDEYFAVSNRCTHAAWPLTNEPLDGMEIVCTLHGARFDVRDGCPTGGPASKPLATHPIELRDGELYVRF is encoded by the coding sequence ATGTCCTGGCAGAGGATCGAGATCGCTTCGGAGGGGGCGCAGGAAGCGTCTGGCGCTCCGCTCGGGCCAGGCGAGAAGCGTGCGGTCCGGGTCGGGGACCAGGAGATCCTCGTGTTGCGTGTCGACGACGAATATTTCGCGGTGTCGAACCGATGCACCCATGCGGCGTGGCCGCTCACCAACGAGCCCCTCGACGGAATGGAGATCGTCTGCACGCTGCACGGCGCACGGTTCGACGTCCGCGACGGCTGTCCAACGGGCGGCCCTGCGAGCAAGCCGCTCGCGACCCATCCCATCGAGCTTCGCGACGGCGAGCTCTACGTGAGGTTCTGA
- a CDS encoding DUF4136 domain-containing protein encodes MQSSRSNRRIPHRRLRIRGLLAVGLIASALVGCQTFDVRSDWDETVRFDAMKRFYFEEPPLVEGANPFADNSILRKRVRSSIVAVLEERGFGAVDSRDRADFVVTYVVMLEDELRVDGVTMGTGVGGWRRPYGYGAVGTTTSRIDANQEATLIIDFQVPESGELAWRGWGSRMLSTRDRNRSDERLEAGVRAILQRFPPGGGDD; translated from the coding sequence ATGCAGTCGAGTCGATCGAACCGTCGGATCCCGCATCGGCGGCTGCGGATCCGTGGCCTGTTGGCCGTGGGCCTCATCGCCAGCGCCCTGGTCGGATGCCAGACCTTCGACGTGCGTTCCGACTGGGACGAGACCGTCCGCTTCGACGCGATGAAGCGCTTCTACTTCGAGGAGCCGCCCCTCGTCGAGGGGGCCAATCCCTTCGCCGACAACTCGATCCTGCGAAAACGCGTGCGCAGCTCGATCGTCGCCGTGCTCGAGGAGCGGGGCTTCGGCGCGGTCGACAGCCGCGACCGGGCGGATTTCGTGGTGACCTATGTCGTGATGCTCGAAGACGAGCTTCGCGTCGACGGCGTCACCATGGGCACCGGCGTCGGCGGATGGCGACGGCCCTACGGCTACGGCGCGGTCGGGACGACCACGTCGCGGATCGACGCCAATCAGGAGGCGACCCTGATCATCGACTTCCAGGTGCCCGAGAGCGGGGAGCTCGCCTGGCGGGGCTGGGGCAGTCGCATGCTCTCGACCCGCGACCGCAATCGAAGCGACGAGCGCCTCGAGGCGGGTGTGCGCGCGATCCTGCAGCGCTTCCCGCCAGGCGGGGGCGACGACTAG
- a CDS encoding ATP-binding protein yields MSVPRTDTGRLRQGRFDRIAGAIDDYFLSPELRNAPAAELANVRMGLLLALATSVGALAFMPIQFALWPPTIAWAAAAISLAVLALPFAARQTSGVRHLGQIVCATVAIGSSFSLWMSGGQAVGILPFLPALPILGLLVGGSRGALAWTAGGLVVGGFGLWLIAAGAPPSADYAGSSAFDRYVIALICVLGIGLLSQVFETFWNRTAIEVADRAQAELIAREERNASLLEHASEGVLVVDPFAVVEFASKAAERLLGVSPGESIGRRLRDFTAHDDFVSNFHVFQRAVAVPDSVAELQVRTRPNLGRAPESEGRVLDLVLANQLANPAVRGMVIRMRDVTELVRAEANYQALIDHSIQGIAVECDGRIVYANEALAKLFRSTRETMMGLDSAAGIRRVHADDRERVLDVYAATGPGMAEARFGFAPGDELWVRLRWAPASWRGRPARQIAFADITLEKQEAERREAENERLAAAIEERTLELEASQLRLREQDRMATVGTLAAGIAHQINNPIGSILTSADFAILTEGEPDGDQIRSDALEDIRSQAIRCGKIVRSVLQFSRAEPTEKWPSDLTSVLRTAVDVTAHYAREREATVELHLDAEASDRRTRMNPIELEQVFVNLIRNAVEAQPRGARVSVSSRAADDEQIEVVIADDGPGVEPANASSVFDPFYTTRLREGGTGLGLSVAHGIVVDHGGSMWLDTNPRDPDEPFAGARFHVVLPTEKPGPPARR; encoded by the coding sequence ATGAGCGTCCCCCGGACGGACACCGGCCGCCTGCGCCAAGGGCGATTCGATCGGATCGCAGGCGCGATCGACGACTATTTCCTGTCTCCGGAGCTCCGAAACGCTCCGGCCGCCGAGCTCGCCAACGTCCGGATGGGCCTGCTCCTGGCCCTGGCCACGAGCGTCGGCGCCCTCGCCTTCATGCCGATCCAGTTCGCGCTCTGGCCGCCGACGATCGCGTGGGCCGCGGCGGCGATCTCCCTCGCGGTCCTGGCTCTGCCCTTCGCCGCTCGCCAGACGAGCGGCGTCCGCCATCTCGGGCAGATCGTCTGCGCCACGGTGGCGATCGGTTCGAGCTTCTCCTTGTGGATGAGTGGCGGCCAGGCGGTCGGGATCCTGCCCTTCCTCCCTGCGCTCCCCATCCTGGGCCTGCTCGTCGGGGGCTCGCGCGGCGCCCTCGCATGGACCGCGGGCGGTCTCGTCGTCGGCGGTTTCGGCCTCTGGCTGATCGCGGCCGGCGCACCCCCCTCGGCGGACTACGCGGGGTCGTCCGCGTTCGATCGCTACGTGATCGCGTTGATCTGCGTGCTCGGGATCGGCCTGCTCTCCCAGGTCTTCGAGACGTTCTGGAACCGCACCGCCATCGAAGTCGCCGACCGCGCGCAGGCGGAGCTGATCGCCCGTGAGGAGCGCAACGCCAGCCTGCTCGAACACGCCTCGGAGGGCGTCCTCGTCGTCGACCCGTTCGCCGTGGTGGAGTTCGCGAGCAAGGCGGCGGAGCGCCTCCTCGGCGTCTCCCCCGGCGAGTCGATCGGCCGCCGCCTTCGCGACTTCACCGCGCACGACGACTTCGTCTCCAATTTTCACGTGTTTCAGCGCGCCGTCGCCGTTCCGGACAGTGTGGCCGAGCTCCAGGTGCGGACCCGCCCGAATCTCGGCCGGGCCCCGGAATCCGAGGGCCGCGTGCTCGATCTCGTCCTCGCGAACCAGCTCGCCAACCCCGCCGTCCGAGGCATGGTCATCCGGATGCGCGACGTGACCGAGCTCGTACGCGCCGAGGCGAACTACCAGGCACTCATCGATCACTCGATCCAGGGCATCGCCGTGGAATGCGACGGTCGAATCGTCTACGCGAACGAGGCGCTGGCGAAGCTCTTCCGCTCGACGCGGGAGACGATGATGGGCCTCGACAGCGCCGCTGGGATTCGTCGGGTGCACGCGGACGATCGCGAGCGGGTCCTCGACGTCTACGCGGCGACGGGTCCCGGGATGGCCGAGGCGCGCTTCGGGTTCGCCCCGGGCGACGAACTCTGGGTGCGCCTCCGCTGGGCACCGGCGAGCTGGCGCGGACGACCGGCGCGCCAGATCGCCTTTGCGGACATCACCCTCGAGAAGCAGGAGGCCGAGCGCCGCGAGGCCGAGAACGAGCGCCTCGCCGCGGCGATCGAGGAGCGGACCCTCGAGCTCGAGGCGAGTCAGCTCCGGCTTCGCGAGCAGGATCGGATGGCGACGGTCGGCACCCTCGCCGCCGGTATCGCACATCAGATCAACAACCCCATCGGCTCGATCCTCACGAGTGCCGACTTCGCGATCCTCACGGAGGGCGAACCCGATGGCGACCAGATCCGAAGCGATGCCCTCGAGGACATCCGCAGCCAGGCCATCCGGTGCGGGAAGATCGTTCGAAGCGTGCTCCAGTTCTCGCGTGCCGAGCCGACCGAAAAGTGGCCGAGCGATCTGACGAGCGTGCTGCGGACCGCGGTGGACGTCACCGCCCACTATGCGAGAGAGCGGGAAGCCACCGTCGAGCTCCACCTCGACGCCGAGGCGAGCGACCGGAGGACGCGAATGAACCCGATCGAGCTCGAGCAGGTCTTCGTGAACCTGATCCGGAACGCGGTCGAGGCGCAGCCGAGGGGGGCCCGGGTCTCGGTCTCCTCCCGTGCCGCGGACGACGAGCAGATCGAAGTCGTGATCGCGGACGACGGCCCGGGGGTCGAGCCCGCGAACGCGAGCTCCGTCTTCGACCCCTTCTACACGACGCGTCTACGCGAAGGGGGGACCGGCCTGGGGCTCTCGGTCGCGCACGGAATCGTCGTCGATCACGGCGGCTCGATGTGGCTCGACACGAATCCCCGGGATCCGGACGAGCCCTTCGCCGGCGCGCGCTTCCACGTCGTGCTCCCGACCGAGAAGCCGGGGCCGCCTGCGCGCCGCTAG
- a CDS encoding GNAT family N-acetyltransferase produces MTRALEKTTTDVTEIQESFDFGPVRPAVRPPRPDERRSVLDVLGRAFHDDPVASHLFPNPRNRARKWARFSGLAVDAMADSAHVLTTDSVEGAAIWQRPTDARLAFGQSLRIALRFLGVAGVGARRATRLGEFTGAHRIREPHYYLAALGTDPPHQGKGIGSALIEPVLARADREGLPAYLESSKEANVPFYRKHGFEVVEELQVPGGPRVWSMLRPAR; encoded by the coding sequence GTGACCCGAGCCCTCGAGAAGACGACCACGGACGTGACCGAGATCCAGGAGTCCTTCGACTTCGGCCCGGTCCGCCCCGCCGTCCGTCCACCACGACCGGACGAACGCCGCAGCGTGCTGGACGTGCTCGGTCGCGCCTTCCACGACGATCCCGTCGCCTCCCATCTGTTCCCGAACCCGCGGAACCGCGCGCGCAAGTGGGCGCGCTTCTCGGGCCTGGCCGTCGACGCGATGGCGGACAGCGCCCACGTCCTGACGACGGACTCGGTCGAAGGCGCCGCCATCTGGCAGCGTCCCACCGACGCCCGGCTCGCGTTCGGCCAGAGCCTCCGGATCGCGCTCCGGTTCCTCGGCGTCGCTGGCGTCGGCGCGCGTCGCGCCACACGCCTCGGCGAGTTCACCGGGGCCCACCGGATCCGCGAGCCCCACTACTACCTGGCTGCGCTCGGCACGGACCCGCCGCACCAGGGCAAGGGCATCGGCTCCGCGCTGATCGAGCCCGTCCTCGCGCGCGCCGATCGCGAGGGCCTGCCCGCCTACCTCGAGTCGTCCAAGGAGGCGAACGTGCCCTTCTACCGGAAGCATGGCTTCGAGGTCGTCGAGGAGCTCCAGGTCCCGGGCGGCCCGCGCGTCTGGTCGATGCTGCGTCCCGCGCGCTGA
- a CDS encoding YgiQ family radical SAM protein — translation MKKRRKGGGAARPGGAAAADVPREAFLATTPEDVAARGWDRVDVLFVSGDAYVDHPSFAMAILGRWLEAHGFRVAILSQPDWKSADAWKAFAPPRLFCAVSAGNMDSMINHYTANRKRRNADAYSPGGRIGLRPDRPTAVYAQRCREAFKGVPVISGGVEASLRRIAHYDYWSDRVWPSNLVTSKADLLGYGMGESVMLEIAQRLDRGEPLESLRDLDGVAYLLGKNETLPGQARVETVALPSLEAVEASPEAFAEMTRKLHHETNPRNARRLVQSHGDRRVVINPPAAALDEATMDRLHELPYTRRPHPDYDAPPPAWETIRDSVQIMRGCFGGCTFCSITMHQGREIQSRSPDSILREVEALAQAPDFKGSVSDLGGPTANMYRMRCTKPEVEKTCRRLSCIHPKICKLLDTDHAPTLDLMRRARDVEGVKRVHIASGIRMDLAADQPEYLDELAAHHVGGHLKVAPEHVSDRVLDLMKKPGRRSFEIFAERFEAASKRAGKEQYLVPYFIASHPGSTAEDMIELAIFLKERGYRPRQVQDFIPAPMDIATCMYFTGIDPLTMKPVPAAKRVQDRTVQRALLQFFAPENWRTVRDALVKAGREDLIGDGPDCLIPARPPRAAKRGGREGGGQGGYRRPSRDRGSGRRKEGRP, via the coding sequence ATGAAGAAGCGACGGAAGGGCGGCGGCGCAGCGCGTCCGGGCGGAGCGGCCGCTGCAGACGTGCCGCGCGAGGCGTTCCTGGCGACGACGCCGGAGGACGTGGCCGCCCGCGGCTGGGATCGCGTGGACGTCCTCTTCGTGAGCGGCGATGCCTACGTCGATCACCCGTCGTTCGCGATGGCGATCCTCGGTCGCTGGCTCGAGGCCCACGGCTTCCGCGTCGCGATCCTGTCGCAGCCGGACTGGAAGAGCGCCGACGCCTGGAAGGCCTTCGCGCCGCCGCGTCTCTTCTGCGCCGTGAGCGCCGGCAACATGGACTCGATGATCAATCACTACACGGCGAACCGGAAGCGGCGCAACGCCGACGCCTATTCGCCCGGCGGACGGATCGGGCTGCGACCGGATCGCCCGACGGCGGTCTACGCGCAGCGGTGTCGGGAGGCGTTCAAGGGCGTGCCCGTGATCAGCGGCGGCGTCGAGGCCTCGCTCCGTCGGATCGCCCACTACGATTATTGGAGCGACCGGGTCTGGCCCTCGAATCTCGTGACCTCGAAGGCGGATCTCCTCGGCTACGGGATGGGCGAGTCGGTGATGCTCGAGATCGCCCAGCGGCTCGATCGCGGCGAGCCCCTCGAGTCCCTCCGCGACCTCGACGGCGTCGCGTACCTGCTCGGGAAGAACGAGACGCTTCCAGGACAGGCGCGGGTCGAGACCGTGGCGTTGCCCTCGCTCGAGGCCGTCGAGGCGAGCCCGGAGGCCTTCGCCGAGATGACCCGCAAGCTCCATCACGAGACGAACCCGCGGAACGCGCGGCGGCTCGTGCAGTCGCACGGCGATCGCCGCGTCGTGATCAATCCACCGGCCGCGGCCCTCGACGAGGCGACGATGGATCGCCTCCACGAGCTGCCGTACACGCGCCGGCCCCATCCGGACTACGATGCGCCCCCGCCGGCCTGGGAGACGATCCGCGACTCGGTCCAGATCATGCGCGGCTGCTTCGGGGGCTGCACGTTCTGCTCGATCACGATGCACCAGGGGCGCGAGATCCAGAGCCGGAGCCCGGACTCGATCCTCCGCGAAGTCGAAGCGCTCGCCCAGGCGCCGGACTTCAAGGGCAGCGTCAGCGACCTGGGCGGCCCGACCGCGAACATGTACCGCATGCGCTGCACGAAGCCGGAGGTCGAGAAGACCTGCCGTCGCCTCTCCTGCATCCACCCGAAGATCTGCAAGCTCCTCGATACCGACCACGCGCCGACCCTCGACCTGATGCGGCGCGCCCGGGACGTCGAGGGCGTGAAGCGCGTGCACATCGCGTCGGGGATCCGCATGGACCTCGCGGCCGATCAGCCGGAATACCTCGACGAGCTCGCGGCGCACCACGTCGGCGGTCACCTCAAGGTCGCGCCGGAACACGTCAGCGATCGCGTCCTCGACCTGATGAAGAAACCCGGACGCCGGAGCTTCGAGATCTTCGCCGAGCGCTTCGAGGCGGCTTCGAAGCGCGCGGGCAAGGAGCAGTATCTCGTTCCCTACTTCATCGCGAGTCATCCCGGATCGACCGCCGAGGACATGATCGAGCTCGCGATCTTCCTGAAGGAGCGCGGCTACCGACCGCGCCAGGTCCAGGACTTCATCCCGGCGCCGATGGACATCGCGACCTGCATGTACTTCACGGGAATCGATCCGCTCACGATGAAGCCGGTCCCCGCGGCCAAGCGCGTCCAGGACCGGACGGTCCAGCGCGCGCTGCTCCAGTTCTTCGCGCCCGAGAACTGGCGGACGGTCCGCGACGCCCTCGTGAAGGCGGGGCGGGAGGACCTGATCGGCGACGGGCCCGACTGCCTGATCCCGGCCCGACCGCCGCGCGCCGCGAAACGCGGGGGCCGCGAGGGCGGCGGGCAGGGCGGCTACCGACGGCCCTCCCGGGACCGCGGAAGCGGGCGGCGAAAGGAAGGTCGGCCCTGA